In the genome of candidate division WOR-3 bacterium, the window TTCTTAAAAGCCTCTGTAAAAAGAGAAATAAATAAGTTTAAATTCCTCTTTGGTAGATTACAACACATTTTATTATAACTAAAAATTTATTTTCTGTCAAGGTTTAAATTCCTCTTTGGTAGATTACAACTTGGTCTAAGGTTATTGAGTTTGAGGTGTATAGCAAGGTTTAAATTCCTCTTTGGTAGATTACAACTATGTATTACCCGTTGGTTAAATGATATTAAAAATTTTGTTTAAATTCCTCTTTGGTAGATTACAACTTGTATTATTTATAAAGGTGATAAAAAAAAGGCATTAGCAGTTTAAATTCCTCTTTGGTAGATTACAACCTTTTCTTAAGTGTTTGAAATTAAATAGTTTATATAAATTTTTTATTAAATTTTGCGTCAAACCACCGGTCTTGTTAAAATAAACCATATGTTTCATAAACCTGTTTCGTTTTTTTATATACAAAAATTCCTTCGCAATAATTCCTAATTTTATCTTTCTCTTTTTTATTTAATTTAAGTTCTTCTTTTATTTCGTTCCATAAACTATTTATCTCCTTCTCCCGGTAACGATTCATATTATCATTTATTACATATTGAGCAATTATTTCTTTTTTAAACCACAACCAATTTATAGAAGATGTATTATTTATCTTGTCCACTATTTCATTAATCTTTTTATCTTTATCATCTTCAATAATTATTACCGGAATAGAATAAATTTCTCTGAAAATCTGATGGGCTTCCTCTTTATTTTCAGAAATAAATCCTTTTTCTAAAATTTTTAGAGTATCGTAGAATTTCTTCAAATATTCAGAATCTTTCAACTCCTCTTCATTGTAAACTTCTTCAACTAAACTTTGTTTTTCTTTTTCCCCTATCTCTCCTTTTTCTCTTAGAACCTTATAAGTTTTTTCAATCAATTTTTGTTCGTAGACCTTTCCCTTTCCTGATTCTCTTATTTTTTCATTATCTTCCGTATAATAGATTAAAATGTTTTCTTCATTATTCTCATAAAAATCGGTATAGTTAAAATTCTTTCCCGTATTTTTTATTTTTCCATCTATTAAATTTACCCTTCTCATTACCCTTCCCATTCGTTGAACAAGAACATCAATAGGAGCAATTTCCGTAAACAAATAATCAGCATCAATATCAAGAGAAACTTCGATCACTTGGGTAGCAATGAGAATTTTTGGCGTCTTTTCGTCTTCTCTTTTAGGATTACAAAATTCTCTCGTCAATTTTTCTTCTTTTTCTTTTCGTTCATTTAAAGTAAATCGGGAATGAATTAATTCTACCAAAATATTGGAATTAATCTTTTCGATTATTTTTTTATAAACATTCTCCGCTTTCTCAACGGTATTAAGAACAACCAAAATTCTTTTTCCTTTATTTGCCTTATTAATAATTTCTTCAATGGTATTATCTTCTTCTATATCTTTTTTTATTAATTTAATTTTATGTCTTTTAATATCACTAATTTTTTGGTAGTAATCTATAATTTCAAGGGACTCTTCTAAGATTATTTCTTTTAACTTTTTTCTAATAAAAGGAGGCAAGGTTGCGGTCATCAAAAGAAATCGGGCACCGCAGTCAATCATCTCTTCTATCATTTTTATAATTATCGCGCAGGCTCTTGGGTCATAAGACTGGACTTCATCAATTATAATTTTAGAATACCCTAAAGTAGCATATACCTTTTCGTAAGTAGGATATTTAAGGGCAGCAGGAAAAATTTGGTCGCCGGTAACAATACTTATTGGTAATGAAAAATGGCGAGAGAGTTCTAAAATTTTCAAATTTTCTCCATCCCAAAAAGTTTTTTTAGAAATTTCTAACTTTTCAATTAGATAAAGGTCAGCATCGGAATGAAGGAGTCCAACATTTCCTTTAATAAATATATCGGAATTATCGTCAGAAGTGTTAAAATATTTACAAGTTCGTTCAAATATTTGATTAGTAGCAACTCTGTACGGTAAAGTATAAAAGAATTTTTCCCCCTCTGCCCATAGAAAAGCGGCTTCCGTTTTTCCTATACCAGTAGGGGCTATTAAAATAAGATTTTTCTTATCCTTATCCTTCACAATCTTCTGCCAATAATCTTCGCCAAAATTTTTCTTTAATTTGTCAGAAAGATTTTCAACCGAAGGTTTTATTTCAAAATCTTTAGGATTAACAGTTCCTTCTTTTTCCATAAAAGAAGCAAAATGGTCAACTCGCATCAAAAAGCCAGCAAGGAAAATCCATAAATT includes:
- the cas3 gene encoding CRISPR-associated helicase Cas3' produces the protein MSEIWAKSNGTPLKEHVKDILECINYLPFDKIKINIDKELFEKLLKFLALFHDIGKASPYFQKEIGNQNFPLKNPDFPPLRHNILSLFFINKEKIKEICNNDEGIYATFLSAIAFHHWKIDERDYLLYLNPDLKNTARKLLENSLGNQIVGILKDHFKGFTIDNQIIEDFISFDYHLAKHIEKEGNLISANIIPPYSLYFLPQKLIMEKELKIDLNLWIFLAGFLMRVDHFASFMEKEGTVNPKDFEIKPSVENLSDKLKKNFGEDYWQKIVKDKDKKNLILIAPTGIGKTEAAFLWAEGEKFFYTLPYRVATNQIFERTCKYFNTSDDNSDIFIKGNVGLLHSDADLYLIEKLEISKKTFWDGENLKILELSRHFSLPISIVTGDQIFPAALKYPTYEKVYATLGYSKIIIDEVQSYDPRACAIIIKMIEEMIDCGARFLLMTATLPPFIRKKLKEIILEESLEIIDYYQKISDIKRHKIKLIKKDIEEDNTIEEIINKANKGKRILVVLNTVEKAENVYKKIIEKINSNILVELIHSRFTLNERKEKEEKLTREFCNPKREDEKTPKILIATQVIEVSLDIDADYLFTEIAPIDVLVQRMGRVMRRVNLIDGKIKNTGKNFNYTDFYENNEENILIYYTEDNEKIRESGKGKVYEQKLIEKTYKVLREKGEIGEKEKQSLVEEVYNEEELKDSEYLKKFYDTLKILEKGFISENKEEAHQIFREIYSIPVIIIEDDKDKKINEIVDKINNTSSINWLWFKKEIIAQYVINDNMNRYREKEINSLWNEIKEELKLNKKEKDKIRNYCEGIFVYKKTKQVYETYGLF